In one window of Gemmatimonadota bacterium DNA:
- a CDS encoding glycosyltransferase family 4 protein yields the protein MTATRPRVLIVSFIGAPGGAHNLWRHFVLDAAHRDAFEFHLLAPRAYRDADPAPFADGGVTFHAMTELTPPPLRERLLRRMVGAEVPEATRWRTRLDAIAPDLVWFNLAGMGDMNWCVPAGEAAAARGTPYWLVLQHAHEDYHFVDDARTDAALGLARQARRVLTVSARNHRALDRALGTALANVESAVNGVTAATLAAGEAVQKAHPIRTKGPVRLLCLARFDPAYKGQDLLLEALAHPEWRGREWVLTLQGGGSHPRLLERLARSHGFGPDRVVLKPHGEIGAAFAEADLLVFPSRSEGSPFALVEGMAHGRPAVVTPVGGNDELVLEGRTGWVASAVTEEALRAALSRAWVARAAWPAAGFAAREHVVKGWGLEAPHQRLADAIRLDCLRAQRT from the coding sequence ATGACGGCCACGCGTCCGCGCGTCCTCATCGTGAGCTTCATCGGTGCCCCGGGCGGCGCGCACAACCTGTGGCGGCACTTCGTGCTCGACGCGGCGCACCGCGACGCGTTCGAGTTCCACCTGCTCGCGCCCCGCGCCTACCGCGACGCCGACCCGGCCCCGTTCGCGGACGGCGGCGTCACCTTCCACGCAATGACCGAGCTCACGCCGCCGCCGCTGCGCGAGCGCCTGCTGCGGCGGATGGTCGGCGCCGAGGTGCCCGAGGCGACGCGGTGGCGCACGCGCCTCGACGCGATCGCGCCTGACCTGGTCTGGTTCAACCTCGCGGGGATGGGGGACATGAACTGGTGCGTCCCGGCCGGCGAGGCCGCGGCGGCGCGCGGCACGCCGTACTGGCTCGTGCTGCAGCACGCGCACGAGGACTACCATTTCGTGGATGATGCGCGGACCGATGCCGCGCTCGGGCTCGCCCGCCAGGCGCGACGCGTGCTCACGGTCTCGGCGCGCAACCACCGGGCGCTCGATCGCGCGCTCGGCACCGCGCTGGCGAACGTCGAGTCGGCGGTCAACGGCGTCACGGCCGCGACGCTCGCGGCCGGCGAAGCGGTGCAGAAGGCGCACCCCATCCGCACGAAGGGACCGGTGCGCCTCCTCTGCCTCGCGCGCTTCGATCCCGCGTACAAGGGCCAGGACCTGCTGCTCGAGGCGCTCGCCCATCCCGAGTGGCGGGGACGCGAGTGGGTGCTCACGCTGCAGGGCGGCGGGAGCCATCCGCGACTGCTCGAACGGCTCGCGCGCTCGCACGGCTTCGGACCGGACCGCGTGGTGCTCAAGCCGCACGGCGAGATCGGCGCGGCCTTCGCCGAGGCCGACCTGCTGGTCTTCCCGTCGCGGTCGGAGGGGTCGCCCTTCGCGCTCGTCGAGGGGATGGCGCATGGGCGGCCCGCGGTCGTGACGCCGGTCGGGGGCAACGATGAGCTCGTGCTCGAAGGACGCACCGGTTGGGTCGCGTCGGCGGTGACCGAGGAGGCGTTGCGCGCCGCGCTCTCCCGCGCCTGGGTCGCGCGCGCGGCGTGGCCGGCGGCGGGCTTCGCGGCGCGCGAGCATGTCGTGAAGGGCTGGGGCCTCGAGGCACCGCACCAGCGGCTCGCCGATGCGATCCGCCTCGACTGCCTCCGCGCGCAGAGGACCTAG
- a CDS encoding SufE family protein has translation MPLPPRIATVLDRFAAMDRETKMQALVSYAKKLEPLPERLAALDRAAFTVPECQTRVDLFPEVHDGRLHFWADVNVRQSPTIAAFLSIVFSAINDQPPETTLAIPDDFVQRMMQGLGLSARETGLNAMVARLKRHARDATNA, from the coding sequence GTGCCGCTCCCGCCCCGCATCGCCACCGTCCTCGACCGCTTCGCCGCGATGGACCGCGAGACGAAGATGCAGGCGCTCGTCTCGTATGCGAAGAAGCTCGAGCCGCTCCCCGAGCGCCTCGCCGCGCTCGACCGTGCCGCCTTCACCGTGCCCGAGTGCCAGACGCGCGTGGACCTCTTCCCCGAGGTGCACGACGGCCGGCTGCACTTCTGGGCCGACGTGAACGTGCGACAGTCGCCGACCATCGCCGCCTTCCTCTCGATCGTGTTCTCGGCGATCAACGATCAGCCGCCCGAGACGACGCTCGCGATCCCGGACGACTTCGTGCAGCGCATGATGCAGGGCCTCGGCCTCAGCGCGCGCGAGACCGGCCTGAACGCGATGGTCGCGCGGCTCAAGCGCCACGCGCGGGACGCGACGAACGCCTAG
- a CDS encoding amidase, which translates to MALAHDAARRDFLTRIGALGAGSSLFPGVLWAQVSAGAEITDATIVAAAEVAGVTFTEEERALMLDGLKGQTRNLLALHEVKLENATAPAIVFNPLPRPDALPTGPQRPIVMSLRAPQARPTSLESLAFAPLTTLADLVRRKQVTSVELTTMYLERLARLDAKLLCVTTLTRDRALAKARAADAEIAAGRYKGPLHGIPWGAKDLLAVKGHPTTWGTAPYRDQTFDHDATVVERLDAAGAVLIAKLTLGELAQGDRWYGGMTRNPWKLDQGSSGSSAGPGSATAAGAVGFAIGSETLGSISSPSTRNGVTGLRPTFGRVPRTGAMALSWSMDKLGPMARSVEDCALIFAALHGPDGKDQSCHAAPFNWDGTAPLRGLRVGYVKSAFDAPLERHATKPFDDAVLASLRGLGIDLIPVEIPDLNYNAMRIILTAEAGAAFDELTRSGRVRELAQQNAGAWPNTFRTARLIPAVDYVNANRVRTLAIQQWDTLMQSVDVIVAPTNGAQLTATNLTGHPAVILPSGFRETDGTPVSITFLGRLFGEEAMLRVAHAYQQATTHHLKHPELG; encoded by the coding sequence ATGGCACTCGCACACGACGCGGCCCGCCGCGACTTCCTCACCCGGATCGGCGCCCTCGGCGCCGGCTCGTCGCTCTTCCCCGGTGTGCTCTGGGCGCAGGTCAGCGCCGGTGCCGAGATCACCGACGCCACGATCGTCGCCGCGGCCGAGGTGGCCGGCGTGACCTTCACGGAGGAGGAACGCGCGCTCATGCTCGACGGCCTCAAGGGCCAGACGCGCAACCTCCTCGCGCTCCACGAGGTGAAGCTCGAGAACGCCACCGCGCCGGCGATCGTCTTCAACCCGCTCCCGCGGCCTGACGCGCTCCCCACCGGGCCGCAGCGGCCGATCGTGATGTCGCTGCGCGCACCGCAGGCCCGCCCCACTTCGCTCGAGTCCCTCGCCTTCGCGCCGCTCACGACGCTCGCCGACCTCGTGCGGCGCAAGCAAGTCACGAGCGTCGAGCTCACGACGATGTACCTCGAGCGCCTCGCGCGGCTCGACGCCAAGCTCCTCTGCGTCACCACGCTCACGCGCGACCGCGCGCTCGCGAAGGCGCGCGCCGCGGACGCCGAGATCGCCGCCGGCCGCTACAAGGGGCCGCTGCACGGCATCCCCTGGGGCGCCAAGGACCTGCTCGCGGTGAAGGGCCACCCCACCACCTGGGGCACCGCCCCGTATCGCGACCAGACCTTCGACCACGACGCGACGGTCGTCGAGCGTCTCGACGCCGCGGGCGCGGTGCTCATCGCCAAGCTCACGCTCGGAGAACTCGCCCAGGGCGATCGCTGGTACGGCGGCATGACGCGCAATCCATGGAAGCTCGACCAGGGGTCGAGCGGCTCGTCCGCCGGACCGGGCTCCGCCACCGCCGCCGGCGCGGTGGGGTTCGCGATCGGCTCCGAGACGCTCGGCTCCATCTCGTCGCCGAGTACGCGGAACGGGGTCACCGGCCTCCGACCGACCTTCGGGCGCGTGCCGCGCACCGGCGCGATGGCGCTCAGCTGGTCGATGGACAAGCTCGGCCCGATGGCCCGCTCGGTCGAGGACTGCGCGCTCATCTTTGCCGCGCTGCACGGGCCTGACGGCAAGGACCAGTCGTGCCACGCCGCACCGTTCAACTGGGATGGCACGGCACCGCTCCGCGGCCTGCGCGTGGGCTACGTGAAGAGCGCCTTCGACGCCCCGCTCGAGCGGCATGCCACCAAGCCGTTCGATGATGCGGTGCTCGCCAGCCTCCGCGGCCTCGGGATCGACCTCATCCCGGTCGAGATCCCCGATCTCAACTACAACGCGATGCGGATCATCCTCACCGCGGAGGCGGGAGCAGCGTTCGACGAGCTCACGCGCAGCGGACGGGTGCGCGAGCTCGCGCAGCAGAACGCCGGCGCCTGGCCCAACACCTTCCGCACCGCGCGCCTCATCCCCGCGGTGGACTACGTGAACGCCAACCGCGTCCGCACCCTCGCCATCCAGCAGTGGGACACGCTCATGCAGTCGGTGGACGTGATCGTGGCGCCGACCAACGGCGCGCAGCTCACGGCGACGAACCTCACCGGACATCCCGCCGTGATCCTGCCGAGCGGCTTCCGCGAGACCGATGGCACGCCGGTGTCGATCACCTTCCTCGGCCGCCTCTTCGGCGAGGAGGCGATGCTGCGCGTGGCGCACGCGTACCAGCAGGCCACCACGCATCACCTCAAGCACCCGGAGCTCGGATGA
- a CDS encoding ABC transporter permease encodes MLVIQPDSARTLGLVGDLWAFRDLLWALADRDLRLRYRQTVLGVLWVVLQPLLGALIFTFVFGVVAGLPSDGVPYFQFTFASLAGWGLFAGIVTRASGSLVQNSGLIAKVWFPRAVIPASTIPAALLDGAVALVVLLAMRLASGAMPGPSLLLAPLWVLLLVLLAFGLGLIGASLMVRYRDVQHILPVAMQLLLYASPVAYAASTVPERYREAYLLNPVATLLEGFRASLLGTPVPGPQPVLAALAWTGLALFVGVTLFRRLERRFADVI; translated from the coding sequence GTGCTCGTTATCCAGCCGGACAGCGCTCGGACCCTCGGGCTCGTCGGCGACCTCTGGGCGTTCCGCGACCTGCTCTGGGCCCTCGCCGACCGCGACCTGCGCCTGCGCTACCGCCAGACGGTCCTCGGTGTCCTCTGGGTGGTGCTCCAGCCCCTGCTCGGCGCGCTCATCTTCACCTTCGTCTTCGGTGTGGTGGCCGGGCTGCCGAGCGACGGCGTGCCGTACTTCCAGTTCACGTTCGCCTCGCTCGCCGGGTGGGGGCTGTTCGCGGGGATCGTGACGCGCGCCAGCGGGTCGCTGGTGCAGAACAGCGGACTCATCGCGAAGGTCTGGTTCCCGCGCGCGGTGATCCCCGCCTCGACCATCCCGGCGGCGCTCCTCGATGGCGCCGTCGCGCTCGTGGTGCTGCTCGCGATGCGACTCGCCTCGGGCGCCATGCCGGGACCGTCCCTCCTGCTCGCACCGCTCTGGGTGCTGTTGCTCGTGCTGCTGGCCTTCGGACTGGGCCTCATCGGCGCCTCGCTCATGGTCCGCTACCGCGACGTCCAGCACATCCTGCCCGTCGCCATGCAGCTCCTGCTGTACGCGAGCCCGGTCGCCTACGCCGCGAGCACGGTGCCCGAGCGCTATCGCGAGGCGTACCTGCTCAATCCCGTCGCCACGTTGCTCGAGGGATTCCGCGCCTCCCTCCTGGGCACACCCGTGCCGGGGCCGCAGCCGGTGCTCGCCGCGCTCGCGTGGACCGGGCTCGCGCTCTTCGTGGGCGTCACGCTCTTCCGTCGCCTCGAGCGACGCTTCGCCGACGTGATCTGA
- a CDS encoding ABC transporter ATP-binding protein, producing MAGIAVEARGLGKRYRLSREAPATTLPERLAQLVRAPFGGAPGEDLWALRDVGFSIPSGSAVGIIGRNGAGKSTLLKVLSRITPPTTGEVRLRGRVGSLLEVGTGFHPELSGRENIFLNGAILGMRKREIAARFDAIVAFAEVERFLDTPVKRYSSGMYVRLAFAVAAHLEPEILIVDEVLAVGDAEFQRKCLGKMSEVASGGRTVIFVSHSMPAVSALTQRVLLLDRGTCLFDGATAEGIARYRALQGGGEARPGAYEAPAGGPRANRVLAARVVTSDPGGVHRHGEPMQVEFTLDIPEPTGTLCFSCKFADAEDRNIVHLWCFDAEARFRREAGRYTLRFEVPRARLFQGRYTVRAYLSDRRTNAMFDELHGICPFEVTMDGTARDDYAWSAGDCTYLEGAAWVLAREGDVMAQRGTVAP from the coding sequence ATGGCGGGCATCGCGGTCGAGGCGCGCGGGCTGGGCAAGCGCTACCGGTTGTCGCGCGAAGCGCCGGCGACGACGCTCCCCGAGCGGCTGGCGCAGCTGGTGCGCGCACCCTTCGGTGGCGCGCCGGGCGAGGACCTCTGGGCCCTGCGCGACGTCGGGTTCTCCATCCCCTCCGGCAGCGCCGTCGGGATCATCGGCCGCAACGGTGCCGGCAAGAGCACGCTGCTCAAGGTGCTCTCGCGCATCACCCCGCCCACCACCGGCGAGGTGCGGCTGCGCGGTCGCGTGGGGTCGCTGCTCGAGGTCGGGACCGGGTTCCATCCCGAGCTCTCGGGGCGCGAGAACATCTTCCTCAACGGCGCGATCCTCGGGATGCGCAAGCGCGAGATCGCCGCGCGCTTCGACGCGATCGTCGCCTTCGCCGAGGTGGAACGGTTCCTCGACACGCCGGTGAAGCGCTACTCGAGCGGGATGTACGTGCGCCTCGCCTTCGCCGTCGCCGCGCACCTCGAGCCGGAGATCCTCATCGTGGACGAGGTCCTCGCCGTGGGCGACGCCGAGTTCCAGCGGAAGTGCCTCGGCAAGATGAGCGAGGTCGCGAGCGGTGGACGGACGGTGATCTTCGTCAGCCACTCCATGCCCGCGGTCTCGGCGCTCACGCAGCGCGTGCTGCTGCTCGACCGCGGGACCTGCCTCTTCGACGGCGCCACGGCCGAGGGGATCGCGCGGTATCGGGCGCTGCAGGGCGGCGGAGAGGCGCGTCCCGGCGCGTACGAGGCGCCGGCCGGCGGCCCGCGCGCCAATCGCGTGCTCGCGGCGCGCGTGGTGACGAGCGATCCCGGCGGCGTGCACCGCCACGGCGAACCGATGCAGGTCGAGTTCACGCTCGACATCCCCGAGCCCACGGGGACGCTCTGCTTCTCCTGCAAGTTCGCCGACGCGGAGGACCGGAACATCGTGCATCTCTGGTGCTTCGACGCGGAGGCGCGGTTCCGTCGCGAGGCGGGCCGCTACACGCTGCGCTTCGAGGTGCCGCGCGCGCGGCTCTTCCAGGGACGCTACACGGTGCGCGCCTACCTCTCCGACCGCCGCACGAACGCGATGTTCGACGAGCTGCACGGGATCTGCCCCTTCGAGGTCACGATGGACGGCACCGCGCGCGACGACTACGCGTGGAGCGCGGGGGACTGCACCTATCTCGAGGGCGCGGCGTGGGTCCTCGCGCGCGAGGGCGACGTGATGGCGCAGCGCGGGACCGTCGCGCCATGA
- the msrP gene encoding protein-methionine-sulfoxide reductase catalytic subunit MsrP: MPTNDLPSSELTPERVYFDRRTFLTAAGVIGAGLVGAKALKASVLTAATPGQERPLGTPYGLQPTDVATPEEDVTTYNNFYEFGTGKDDPAMNAREFRARPWTVKVEGLVAKPGSYQLEDFLKPSRMEDRIYRMRCVEAWSMVIPWRGIPLADVLRRAQPTSKAKYVEFTTLMDPARMPGQRYPVLDWPYNEGLRLDEAMHPLTLLATGVYGKDLPNQNGAPLRLVVPWKYGFKGIKSIVRIRLTETMPATSWALANPSEYGFYANVNPRVDHPRWSQATERRIGNFRRIPTLPFNGYAEQVASMYSGMDLARNY, translated from the coding sequence ATGCCGACCAACGACCTGCCGTCCAGCGAACTCACGCCCGAGCGCGTGTACTTCGACCGCCGCACGTTCCTCACCGCCGCCGGCGTGATCGGTGCGGGGCTCGTCGGCGCGAAGGCGCTCAAGGCCTCGGTCCTGACGGCGGCGACGCCGGGACAGGAGCGCCCGCTCGGCACGCCCTACGGGCTGCAGCCGACCGACGTCGCGACGCCCGAGGAGGACGTGACGACCTACAACAACTTCTACGAGTTCGGCACCGGCAAGGACGATCCGGCGATGAACGCGCGGGAGTTCCGGGCGCGGCCGTGGACGGTGAAGGTCGAAGGGCTCGTCGCCAAGCCGGGGAGCTACCAGCTCGAGGACTTCCTCAAGCCCTCGCGCATGGAGGATCGCATCTACCGGATGCGCTGCGTCGAGGCGTGGAGCATGGTGATCCCGTGGCGCGGCATCCCGCTCGCCGACGTGCTCCGCCGCGCGCAGCCGACGAGCAAGGCGAAGTACGTCGAGTTCACCACGCTGATGGACCCGGCGCGGATGCCGGGCCAGCGCTACCCCGTGCTCGACTGGCCGTACAACGAGGGGCTCCGCCTCGACGAGGCGATGCATCCGCTCACGCTCCTCGCGACCGGCGTGTACGGCAAGGACCTGCCGAACCAGAACGGCGCCCCGCTGCGCCTCGTCGTGCCGTGGAAGTACGGCTTCAAGGGGATCAAGAGCATCGTGCGCATCCGCCTCACCGAGACGATGCCCGCCACCTCGTGGGCGCTCGCGAACCCGTCCGAGTACGGCTTCTACGCCAACGTGAACCCGCGGGTCGATCATCCGCGGTGGAGCCAGGCGACGGAGCGGCGCATCGGCAACTTCCGGCGCATCCCCACGCTGCCGTTCAACGGCTACGCCGAGCAGGTCGCGTCGATGTACTCGGGGATGGATCTCGCGCGGAACTACTGA